GGCCACCAGCAGCGGCCAGTCGGGCCAGCGGTCCCCGTGTGTGAACGACTTTTCATCCACGCCGACGTACGCGTCGCGGTGCCATTTGGCGTGGAAACGCAAAAGCGGCTTATCGGTGTCGACGCGATCGTGCACAACTTTCACTGAGAGCGTCCGCGGTTTCGCGCCGTCGTTGGCGATGGTCACACGCGCCGACTTCGAGAATGGCATATACCAGTAGGCATAGAAACCGTTCTCGGCCATGCCGGTGGGCAGCGACTTGAAGCGGTTGATGCCCGGCGCCGTTCCGAAGAAGTCGCCCAGCGGCGTCCAAACGGCGGGCTGCGTATCGTCGTCCCAGGTGATCGAAAGCGCAAGTTCGCGCAGTGTGCGGATAGGGTCGTCGCCGCCGGCGTCCGGCACGACGTGGATCTGCGAGATCGCTCGGCGGCCTGTCAAGCGGCAGACGTCCACGCTTGCGCCGGGCGCAATCGTGATCGTTTTGTCCACAGTCTGCCGATCGGCGGATACCGGTTTGGGATCGCGGCCTCTTGCGGCAAACACGTCGTTGGCCTTCTGAAGAGCCGCCTGCTCCACTTCATTAAACTCTCCGCGGAAACTGGGAACGGTCGTGCCTTCGGGGAATTGCGTGTAGGTGATCTGGTAATACGCCCCCCAGTTTTGCTCGAGCACGATCTTGCACGATTTCTGGAACGGGATGGGCACGAAGTTGTTCCGCCCGCGCGACAACGTGAGCACCAGTTCCGGATAGGCGAACGGCCCGCTCTGGTTGTTGAAGAACTCGCCAAAGGGAATGTCGAGGGCCGGCGTCTCTCGGCCATCGATGAAGATCTTGATGTGGCCCTCTTTCGCCAGCGCGGACCAAACCCGCCAGATGACCCCCGGCCCGTCGATCTCCGCGGCGACGATGCCGGTCCCTTCGCGGCGAATGAACCCGCCCCCGTCGGCGTTGGCATGCCACCCCTCGTACTGTCCCGTCTGAGCATTGTACTTTGCCCCTCGGTCGCAACTGGAAAAGTTGCCCGACCGCTCACCCGGAACCGGCGGCGTCGCCAGTCGCTTGAAATCGTAGAGTCGCGCGGCGAGATCACCGTACGTGAACTGCTCCTGGGCGCCGGCCCCTGCGCAGAGGCAGACGGCCGTGCACACGAAAACTGCTGATCCGGC
Above is a window of Planctomycetota bacterium DNA encoding:
- a CDS encoding DUF2961 domain-containing protein; this translates as MWKAGSAVFVCTAVCLCAGAGAQEQFTYGDLAARLYDFKRLATPPVPGERSGNFSSCDRGAKYNAQTGQYEGWHANADGGGFIRREGTGIVAAEIDGPGVIWRVWSALAKEGHIKIFIDGRETPALDIPFGEFFNNQSGPFAYPELVLTLSRGRNNFVPIPFQKSCKIVLEQNWGAYYQITYTQFPEGTTVPSFRGEFNEVEQAALQKANDVFAARGRDPKPVSADRQTVDKTITIAPGASVDVCRLTGRRAISQIHVVPDAGGDDPIRTLRELALSITWDDDTQPAVWTPLGDFFGTAPGINRFKSLPTGMAENGFYAYWYMPFSKSARVTIANDGAKPRTLSVKVVHDRVDTDKPLLRFHAKWHRDAYVGVDEKSFTHGDRWPDWPLLVAEGRGRFVGVNLHVWNPNPFGQVTKVLDVDAKQFPPRIFGTMQAAAKSWWWGEGDEKFFVDGEKMPSTFGTGSEDYFGYAWAASNPVEFESALANQPLNKNSSLGHVSNSRFQLADNVPFQTRFEAVFEKYHPNNWPLLYACTAYWYQAAGEADLYRPVPVEQRVDYYVQPTREAPVPADGIREGK